A region from the Geobacter benzoatilyticus genome encodes:
- a CDS encoding TetR/AcrR family transcriptional regulator: MKTRDRIIETAIELFNGQGTKAVTTNHIAAAAGISPGNLYYHFRNKEDIIRAIFEQMDAYGLEQYRLITDVCPVGTLEAMERTFVMIQEYNWRYRFFKRELTALIMADPLLRERFQQTHHALLALVRHSVDSSMELGVIRTLPERERALLTEEIWLIALFWLNYLEVGGEEVNDNTLGRGIELLRNILEAYGAQVDR; encoded by the coding sequence ATGAAAACCCGCGACAGAATCATCGAAACCGCCATCGAACTCTTCAACGGGCAGGGGACCAAGGCGGTGACCACCAACCATATCGCCGCTGCAGCAGGCATCAGCCCCGGCAACCTCTACTACCATTTCCGCAACAAGGAAGACATCATCCGCGCCATCTTCGAGCAGATGGACGCCTACGGCCTGGAGCAGTACCGGCTCATTACCGACGTATGTCCCGTCGGCACCCTGGAGGCGATGGAACGGACTTTCGTCATGATCCAGGAGTACAACTGGCGTTACCGCTTTTTCAAGCGCGAGTTGACGGCCCTGATCATGGCCGACCCTCTCCTGCGGGAGCGTTTCCAGCAGACGCACCACGCCCTGCTTGCCCTGGTTCGGCACTCCGTTGACAGCTCAATGGAGTTGGGGGTGATCAGAACTCTTCCAGAGCGGGAACGGGCGCTGCTGACCGAGGAGATCTGGCTGATTGCGCTTTTCTGGCTAAACTACCTGGAAGTGGGGGGAGAGGAAGTCAACGACAATACCCTCGGGAGGGGGATTGAGCTTCTCCGGAACATTCTTGAAGCTTATGGTGCGCAGGTGGACCGCTGA